Proteins encoded in a region of the Pseudomonas shahriarae genome:
- a CDS encoding DUF3392 domain-containing protein: MDLVLDLLATVSRWSRSNLSEISLALVGCLLVLFGADIKGWVEARLGNIAGALRVPLMALLCMIGSGAALIYATPWIVRGLSQFNNYSLAPVLLVVLVLIGVVADRR; the protein is encoded by the coding sequence ATGGATCTGGTACTCGACCTGCTCGCCACCGTATCCCGCTGGAGCCGTAGCAACCTGTCGGAAATCTCCCTGGCGCTGGTAGGCTGCCTGTTGGTGCTATTCGGCGCCGATATCAAGGGTTGGGTCGAAGCACGCCTGGGCAACATCGCCGGCGCCTTGCGCGTACCGTTGATGGCCCTGCTGTGCATGATCGGCAGCGGTGCTGCGCTGATCTACGCCACACCCTGGATTGTGCGGGGGTTGAGCCAGTTCAATAACTACAGCCTGGCACCGGTGCTGTTGGTGGTGCTGGTGTTGATTGGCGTGGTTGCCGACCGCCGCTGA
- the trmB gene encoding tRNA (guanosine(46)-N7)-methyltransferase TrmB produces the protein MTESNETPNPVEEGDESKHRRIKSFVMRAGRMTEGQQKGLDQGAPLFVLPLADAPVDFDQVFGRSAPRSLEIGFGMGHSLLEMAAASPEQDFIGVEVHRPGVGALLNGVLTQGLKNLRVYDCDAIEVLNRCIADNSLDRLMLFFPDPWHKSRHHKRRIVQASFAELVRSKLKVGGILHMATDWEPYAEYMLEVMNVAPGYRNLAEDGQCVPRPAERPITKFERRGERLGHGVWDLKFEKLA, from the coding sequence ACTGAATCAAACGAAACGCCGAACCCCGTGGAAGAAGGCGACGAGTCCAAGCACCGCCGCATCAAGAGTTTTGTGATGCGTGCCGGGCGCATGACCGAAGGCCAGCAAAAGGGCCTCGACCAAGGCGCGCCGCTGTTCGTCCTGCCCCTGGCTGACGCGCCGGTGGACTTTGACCAGGTGTTTGGCCGTTCTGCCCCGCGCTCCCTGGAGATCGGCTTCGGCATGGGCCATTCCCTGCTGGAAATGGCTGCAGCGTCGCCCGAGCAAGACTTTATCGGTGTGGAAGTGCACCGTCCGGGCGTGGGCGCACTGCTCAACGGCGTGCTGACCCAGGGCCTGAAAAACCTGCGGGTCTATGACTGCGACGCGATCGAAGTGCTCAACCGATGCATCGCCGACAACAGCCTCGACCGCCTGATGCTGTTTTTCCCGGATCCATGGCACAAGAGCCGTCACCACAAGCGCCGTATCGTCCAGGCGTCCTTCGCGGAGCTGGTGCGCAGCAAACTCAAGGTCGGCGGCATCCTGCACATGGCCACCGATTGGGAACCGTATGCGGAGTACATGCTGGAAGTGATGAACGTCGCCCCTGGCTACCGCAACCTGGCCGAAGATGGTCAGTGCGTACCACGCCCGGCCGAGCGTCCGATCACCAAGTTCGAACGCCGTGGCGAGCGATTGGGGCATGGGGTTTGGGATTTGAAGTTCGAAAAGCTGGCGTAA